The Pseudosulfitobacter pseudonitzschiae nucleotide sequence CCGCCATCGCAGGTCTTTCAGGCGCACTTTTCGCCAACTGGAGCGAGATCGTGACGCCCTCGCTGTTCTCACTGAGCCAGTCTGCCGAGATCATCATCTGGTGTATCGTGGGCGGTCTGGGAACACGGATCGGCCCCATTCTGGGGGCTGCGGGGCTTGCCTATCTCAAGTTCATGCTGGGACAGCAAAGCGTGATCGACAACACCCTAATCACTGGCCTGATACTGGTTCTGTTCGTGCTTTTCCTGCCGCGCGGGCTGATGCCTGCTGTCGCGGGGCTCTGGAGGCGCATCTTTGCCCGGATGAGACGGCGTACGCAACCCCGCACAATGCGGAGGGCGCGTCATGGCTGAGACCGTTCTGGAAACCCACGGCCTGACCATGCGTTTCGGCGGCGTCACGGCAAGCGATAGCGTCAGTTTCAAGCTCAAGGCGCGTGAATTGCGCTGTCTGATCGGTCCCAATGGCGCGGGCAAATCGACGTTTTTCAAATGTGTGACCGGGTTGCTGACCCCGTCGGAGGGGCATGTCTACATGCGCGGTCAGGATGTGACGGGTTGGCAGCCACACCGGATCGCGGCACTTGGCGTGGGTATCAAGACGCAGACGCCGAACGTCATGGACGCGCTGAGCGTGCACGAGAACATCTGGCTGGCGGCACGCAGGTTTCATGATGTCTCAGAGGCCCGCGCCCGCGCCAACGATATCATCGACCGGCTGGCGCTTGGGCCGATCGCGCGCACCGGTCTGGGTGAACTTGCCCATGGTGAACGGCAACGGGTCGAACTGGGACTGGTCGCGGTGGCCGACCCCTGGCTGGTGCTGCTGGACGAACCCGCCGCCGGCATGAGCGCGCAGGACGTCGAGCGGATGACGCAGATCATTCATGGCATGACCCGGAATGCCGCAGTTGTGATTGTCGAGCATGACATGCAGTTCATCCGCTCTGTCGCCGAAACGGTGACCGTGTTCCACCAAGGCGCTGTGCTGATGGAGGATCACGTGGACAGGGTGATGTCGGACGCGACGGTGCGCGCCGTCTACCTGGGAAAGAAGGCCTGATATGGATCAAGAGCGCGATATCCTGCTGTCCGTCAAAGGACTTTCGGGTGGCCACGGGAGGGTGCCAATTTTGCATGGCATCAACCTGGAAGTTGCGCAGGAGGAGGTTGTC carries:
- a CDS encoding ABC transporter ATP-binding protein, which produces MAETVLETHGLTMRFGGVTASDSVSFKLKARELRCLIGPNGAGKSTFFKCVTGLLTPSEGHVYMRGQDVTGWQPHRIAALGVGIKTQTPNVMDALSVHENIWLAARRFHDVSEARARANDIIDRLALGPIARTGLGELAHGERQRVELGLVAVADPWLVLLDEPAAGMSAQDVERMTQIIHGMTRNAAVVIVEHDMQFIRSVAETVTVFHQGAVLMEDHVDRVMSDATVRAVYLGKKA